Proteins encoded together in one Dermacentor variabilis isolate Ectoservices chromosome 2, ASM5094787v1, whole genome shotgun sequence window:
- the LOC142571626 gene encoding solute carrier family 35 member E1 homolog: MAADASHTGEIAKVVLLCVIWYGISSGNNVVGKVVLNNFPYPLTVTMVQLFSITVYSGPAFALWGIRPYLDLEWGTYMRCIVPLACGKFFSSLTSHVSLWKVPVSYAHTVKATMPLFTVVLSRIILKEKQTWTVYASLLPIIFGVMVATMTEISFDITGLISALVSTIGFSLQNIYTKKVIRDTIVHYLRLLHTFARLALMFFIPVWLLFDARRFSKDTLLFKQSDGFTVLLLLFLDRALNFAQNLVAFTVLNMVSPLTYAVCNATKRISVITVSLLMLHNPVTPLNVFGMLTAVLGVLCYNKAKYDANKAARKALPVSSQDLNPLIRTADQRKPINGMNGTALHLVSSYNEKLMGL, translated from the coding sequence ATGGCAGCGGACGCGTCCCACACCGGCGAaatcgccaaagtcgtgctcctCTGCGTGATCTGGTACGGCATCAGCTCGGGCAACAACGTCGTCGGCAAGGTGGTGCTCAACAACTTTCCCTACCCGCTGACCGTGACTATGGTCCAGCTGTTCTCCATCACGGTGTACTCGGGACCCGCGTTTGCGCTGTGGGGCATCAGGCCCTACCTGGACCTGGAGTGGGGCACGTACATGCGGTGCATCGTGCCATTAGCGTGCGGCAAGTTCTTTAGCTCCCTCACGTCGCACGTCAGCCTGTGGAAGGTGCCGGTCTCCTATGCGCACACAGTGAAAGCCACCATGCCTCTATTCACTGTAGTATTGTCTAGGATAATTCTGAAGGAAAAGCAGACATGGACGGTCTATGCGTCATTGCTGCCAATTATCTTTGGAGTCATGGTTGCAACTATGACCGAGATTTCCTTCGACATTACTGGCCTGATCAGCGCCTTGGTATCCACCATTGGCTTCTCACTGCAAAACATATACACAAAAAAGGTCATACGAGACACCATCGTTCACTACCTGCGCCTGCTGCATACATTTGCGAGGCTGGCGCTCATGTTTTTCATCCCAGTGTGGCTTCTCTTCGATGCACGTCGTTTTAGCAAGGACACTTTGTTGTTCAAGCAGTCTGACGGCTTTACGGTGTTGCTGTTACTGTTCCTGGATAGGGCACTCAACTTTGCTCAAAACCTGGTTGCTTTCACGGTGCTCAACATGGTTTCACCGCTTACTTACGCCGTCTGCAATGCGACAAAGCGGATTTCGGTCATCACCGTGTCCCTGCTCATGCTGCACAACCCCGTCACACCCCTCAACGTATTTGGCATGCTCACTGCGGTGCTTGGTGTCCTCTGCTACAACAAGGCAAAGTATGATGCAAACAAAGCAGCCCGGAAGGCTCTGCCCGTGTCATCTCAAGACTTGAATCCACTGATTAGGACTGCCGACCAGCGCAAGCCCATCAATGGCATGAATGGCACTGCGCTGCACCTTGTTAGCTCTTACAACGAGAAGCTCATGGGTCTTTGA